Proteins found in one Triticum aestivum cultivar Chinese Spring chromosome 4D, IWGSC CS RefSeq v2.1, whole genome shotgun sequence genomic segment:
- the LOC123097832 gene encoding pentatricopeptide repeat-containing protein At2g37310 yields the protein MRLPAWLTAVPPDPRVYGDLIQRCAEAGHLAAGRQLHARLATLSVIPSNFLASKLISLYSRTGRLHDARRVFDAIPQPNLFAWNAILIALSLHSPQPSAALRLFAASDVSPDEITVSALLKSLAASGPGLSPLVAGELHALAFLRGFGADLFVSNGLITAYANAGDMRSARAVFDQMPRKDVVSWNSLISAYASGGWYAECLELFHELVQACAGSGVRPNSVTVTSVLHACAQLKAVDFGAYVLRIANESGLDMDIAAWNSVVGFYAKCGRLHYARQLLERMPKKDAVSYSAMITGYMNNGHVDEAMDLFRQADAKGINTWNALISGLIQNGRQSDVLGLLHEMMGAGILPNTATLSIIMPSAPLFSTLLGAKQAHGYVIRNDYDQSNNVVSALIDAYSKAGFLDMARKVFELHENRSTIAWTSIISAVAAHGDVTEALDLFNQMVSAGTRPDTVTFTVVLTACAHAGKVTEAREFFHSMQAMFGISPVMEQYACMVSVLSRAGMLKDALDLVNKMPFEPNAKVWGALLNGAAAVGDVELGRFVFDRLFIIEPKNTGNYVVMANLYSNAGKWEEAEIIRSMLWGVGLEKVPGCSWN from the coding sequence ATGAGGCTACCGGCGTGGCTCACCGCCGTGCCGCCGGACCCCCGCGTGTACGGTGACCTCATCCAGCGCTGCGCGGAagccggccacctcgccgccggcAGGCAGCTCCACGCCCGCCTCGCCACCCTCTCCGTGATCCCCTCCAACTTCCTCGCCTCCAAGCTCATCTCACTCTACTCCAGAACCGGACGCCTGCACGACGCCCGCAGGGTGTTCGACGCCATCCCGCAGCCCAACCTCTTCGCCTGGAACGCCATCCTCATCGCGCTCTCCCTCCACTCGCCCCAACCCTCCgcggctcttcgcctcttcgcgGCCTCCGACGTGTCCCCCGACGAGATCACCGTCTCCGCGCTCCTCAAGTCCCTCGCCGCGTCCGGGCCGGGCCTGTCCCCTCTCGTCGCCGGGGAGCTCCACGCCCTCGCGTTCCTGCGCGGGTTTGGCGCGGACCTCTTCGTGTCCAACGGGCTCATCACCGCCTACGCGAATGCTGGGGACATGCGCTCCGCTCGCGCGGTGTTCGACCAAATGCCACGCAAGGACGTCGTGTCCTGGAACTCTCTTATATCAGCGTACGCCAGTGGAGGATGGTACGCAGAGTGCTTGGAGTTATTCCATGAGTTGGTGCAGGCTTGCGCTGGCAGTGGCGTTCGGCCAAACAGCGTCACGGTGACAAGTGTGCTGCATGCTTGTGCCCAGCTCAAGGCTGTTGATTTCGGGGCCTATGTCCTCCGAATTGCTAATGAGAGTGGGCTTGATATGGACATTGCAGCATGGAACTCAGTCGTGGGGTTTTACGCCAAATGTGGGCGGTTGCACTATGCACGACAGTTGCTTGAAAGGATGCCTAAGAAAGATGCGGTCAGTTACAGCGCCATGATTACTGGTTATATGAACAATGGGCATGTCGATGAGGCAATGGATCTTTTCCGTCAAGCAGATGCTAAAGGCATCAACACATGGAATGCGTTGATTTCTGGATTGATACAAAATGGACGCCAGTCTGATGTTCTTGGATTGCTTCATGAGATGATGGGTGCTGGGATACTGCCCAATACAGCTACTCTTTCAATCATCATGCCCTCAGCACCGTTGTTCTCAACCCTACTGGGAGCAAAGCAAGCTCATGGTTATGTGATAAGAAATGATTATGATCAGAGCAACAATGTTGTCAGTGCATTGATCGATGCTTACTCAAAGGCTGGATTTCTTGATATGGCCAGGAAGGTGTTTGAATTGCATGAGAATAGAAGCACAATTGCCTGGACATCGATCATTTCGGCTGTCGCAGCTCATGGAGATGTTACGGAGGCACTGGACCTGTTCAATCAGATGGTCAGTGCTGGCACTAGGCCTGATACTGTAACTTTCACTGTTGTGCTTACTGCATGTGCTCATGCGGGCAAGGTAACCGAAGCTCGTGAATTTTTTCACTCCATGCAAGCTATGTTTGGTATCAGTCCTGTGATGGAGCAGTATGCTTGCATGGTTTCTGTACTCAGCCGTGCTGGTATGCTTAAAGATGCACTTGACCTTGTAAACAAGATGCCTTTTGAGCCAAATGCAAAGGTCTGGGGTGCACTGCTTAATGGAGCAGCAGCAGTTggtgatgttgagcttggtcggtTTGTGTTTGATCGACTGTTCATAATAGAGCCTAAGAACACAGGTAACTATGTTGTGATGGCTAATCTGTACTCAAATGCTGGCAAATGGGAAGAAGCTGAAATCATAAGGAGCATGTTGTGGGGAGTTGGATTGGAGAAAGTTCCTGGGTGTAGCTGGAATTGA